The Cryptomeria japonica chromosome 9, Sugi_1.0, whole genome shotgun sequence DNA segment tgattagatgtgtgatcatatttattgcaattgtaacaataaccattggttttagtggtattcggttgcttaccttttctgatttgacacatgttggcagtatgaccttgatttccacagtagtagcaaataggcttcttccttttgatgttattccttcttccagcttgttttgatgattctcctctctcggtagtgcagattcccttctcggtagagtcttttcctttgtaaccgagtcctccttctttgtagagtcgtcttgtgttcagttgctcatccaacatctttgatgcttcataactcttcttcagtgcttccttggatttcttctttgtttcaagttcattgctcaaccttgatacttcaagtttcaatgcttgattctcatcatctttcaaatttgcttcatgatgtatataacctagttgatctgtcagattttgttgaataccagttagccttatgatttcatcattcttatcagatactaagacttcaagttgttgtttctctctttgtagatttctttctttatcctcggctatccttaatgcatctagattttcagtcatctgtgtactgaaatgttcatgttctcttttcatagcttttagttgatcagccaatgctttgttcttttctttcaacattccaatcatttcttcagtttctttagatatactattctcagatgatgtctcgatttgttccactaactcttgagaatcctgcaagtcatcaaataatcttccccttactttcagagatttttgcatttgcctttgcatgtttgcaatcacttgatttgcattatccagctcttcttgtagatacacaatcttctgagattgtttatagccttccattgataagatctttctttttaggtagttaaacccttttccaagattcaagctctgataccaattgttaggcccaatatggaaagctaatgtactgagaggggaggggtgaatcagtacttcaaatccttttctcaacaatatatttgttgttatgcataaacagaatagtgcagtaacataaaacaaaactataatcaacagataacattcatacatgattcactccataacacatatattttggtcacgcaaaaactcctggttagagagaaaaactgcggtggtgatggcacccacaacttcactactgcaataataaagagtgctcagttagagctacatttagttatttatgatagcttaccctattaggagtattaagatcagttagatctaccttgctaaaggatttatacaacactatataagtgtagcacctggttaaaggatttacaatttatagacttggttagagtcttttaccctgttaaaggtttctcttacaacttcaaaatattacattataatcattacaaatatctgcaactttacatctgaaatgttgtagcagattctatgtgctcaaaataagattaccttgcctatagcatacctcggtaactcataaagtaactcggtaaacccttctatttactctattccttgactgttctctgataaccttctcggtgacccctatgtctctgtaacagtcataatactctatgatttctcatgtatcacataagtcttgcttcatacacatatgcacacacatttctcacattcacacctcttctaaccctaaattcatgttgtataaatagacttcttatgtcggtgatctgattcattgcttcgatcttacaaacatgatttctcgaataaataaccatgcaaaatatttcattggttagatgacctcaaaattatacaaaatttgtatgtgcaatttccaatgtgataacaagtCTGTGTGcatcgatcttgtaacacgttttcatatgtgtgtccaggttcaatgaatttggtaacacgtttcactcggtgtatatcgactcggtgtattatctttactactcggtagtcaTGAAATAACACTctgtagacagctcggtgtatactgggttttgtgactgttttccttctgtaaccgactaggctgttcataccgactaaatatttcggtagtggtaaccgactagagtatatagaatgactttgtatataaaactaatggcaatttgataagtagtaacaaccacattctctctaagatagcaaatcatAACAATAAGTGATACAAATGAAATTATattctttttaattttatatatacctacctctctcatttaattttcacTTTATTATCTTTTAAATCTCCTCCACTTTTCCTTTACATCATGAAAGAAATCCCAATTATTTTCCCTAGTAGCATTCTTCCTTTCCTCTACTTCTCAAATGTATTAacattctcattttcttttgatttattttttaattttataaaactgATACAAATGACCCTTCCAATTCCCTAATCCATcatttattttattctattattcTAGTAGTTCAACAATGCATATTTTAATCTAATTATACCAAGAAGAATAAAATGGGGGAAAATtcctctatgaccatatttattacatgtTTCAAATTTCTTGATCATCTCCTTCTTCCATTCCTCAAGTGATATACCTAACTCTTTTTATTATCCTTCCTTCAACATTTTACTTCCCCTACCTTAAATTGATTCCCTCATTTGCAATGACTTTGTGGGAGGCATGTGCAACTTAATAGTAACATCTATTTCTATTAACATATTATACAATGGTTAAAGTGGTCCTTCATGGATTATCACATATATTGGTTAAAGTGACTTCATGGCTTGAGTCCCAAACTATACAATGGTTAAAGCAAAACCTTCATGGCTAGAACACACCCTCTTTTTGGTTGAAGTTGTTCTTCATGGAtccattaaatgaaaaattaatagCAAGTCCATCACTATTGTATACAACATACTCAAGCCAAACTCCTTTTCACTTCTTGTTTTAATAGTTTAAGTTACAATTTCATAACTCTTCAACACATTAATAGAATAAAATGGAAGATCTTAACATGTGTGAAATCATTTGTAGGATTTCTTATTATatgtttaatttaaatatttttttgtttgttctaCAAATGTAGGGACAGTACTTGATTAGAGACAAACAAACAATATCAAGTAGAATTCTCTAATCCAGTCCATCAAAGtcatcaaaagattgaatcaagCTTTATTGTACGCCCTTAAGAAGTTGAAACTTGATAGCTGACAAATTAAAGAATAAATTATCTTCATCAATTGAACTTAACCAATTAGACGACTAACTCTCAATAATTACACAAGTTCTCACCATAATAATTTGACAAAAGCATTATCATATTGATATCAATAAAGCACCCATGAAAGCATCTTATTAGAAATATTTGATAAAATCCTTATTGCATTAATGTTAATGGAGCACCCACGAAAGCATCCTATTAGAAAGCCACATGGGGATATGAATCAGCACTAACATGACCTATCTAAAATACAAATTTAAAATCCTAAATTTTACATATGAAAGGTTTTGTTCTTGAAAGAGTTCAAATTTCAAAGGGGGTAATGTATGTATGCCTCATTTGTAACATAGCCAGGTGCCTCCCACAAGGAGTATGGGGTAGTCCCATATTGCTATAAGCCATTTGCATCTGAAATACAGTTTGAGTTGGCTTAGTGGcagagaacttgtgctcttgaaagaaaggtcacaagttcaaatcccacaaggggtaaggtatgtatgcctcaTTTGTAGCACAGTCAAGTGCCTCCCGCAAGGAGTATGAGGTAGTCCCATATATGCCTTTTTTGTAGCACAACCAGCATAAAAACTCATGGCAGTATGCAAAATTTATACATGTCCACTTTATTTATTGAACAAAGAAATTTGTTTATATAATTTTTGACTATGGTGTCAAACACAATGATAAAAGTGGAGTGGGGTCAAAGCATTGAAGAGATGGGAGACAACAGACCCATTACTGAAGAAACAGTGGTCAGATATTTTAGTATGCAAGAGCTTAATATCCACAAAAGAGGCATAATTAACCATATGATGTGACTTTTACAAATAATTGTGCTTGTCTTTGAGATGTTCTGTTGTTAAATAGGACTGTCAAGCTTCAATATCGCCATACataattgcatttgcatttgttcttCTATAGCTTTGTTTTGTTTCCATGGCAGAAAAAGCAGCAGCAAGTGATGTGAGGCACACTGTACTGGCTAAGTTTAAGGCAGATCTGAGTACCCAAGAGCTTGAACAGCTCATTACAGATATGGAAGATCTTTATTCTAAAATTGAATTTGCAAAGTCTTTTGAATGGTAACTACTTTGTCTGAACTTTAGTGTCTGATTTATTTGAGTGTCTGAGTGAGTTGCAGGTATGGTAAACGTTTTTAATGGCATGATAATGAAATTCAGGTATAATAAGCACTTTCAATGACATGGTACAtgttttgattaagataaatgctTTTTGTTGGAGCTATAAATCCGAAATGGGTTTTGAAAAGATTTCAATACTTTTTACATTgacaagagaaaaaaaaattggaagaaattaATTCCCTTACTGTGTTCTAAGCACTTTCAGTGACATGATGACAGTGCTTTTTGCCATTTTAGAACTTGTTTTCAGGCAAAGTTATAGTAAGCACTTTCAATGGCATGATAAGTGTTaaagagggaaaaatagaagaaagacaTTCTCTTGGTTTGTTCTGCATGATGATACTGTTTTTGTCATTTTTAGAACACTCACAGATATACTGAGctatttcattttctctcttaccTTTTTAAGAGGCGTTTCTTGTATTTCTTTTAACATGGCACTAGTAGGCATAGTTTCTTGATCAGTTGTATGATTGAATCTTAAGTAGCCATAATAAAATGGATCTAAATAGCATCAGGAAACTAACCATATGTATTGTAATGTCTTTCTTTTTTCTTAAAGGTGATGATGAGTAACGAAGTTTGATATTGATTTGTGTATAGGGGAACTGATTTTGGAGAAGTGAAACGACACAAGGGCTTCACTCACATTTTTGTAATGACATTTTATGAGACGGGAGGACTTGATGCGTTTTTTATCTCATCTTGCTCACATAGCTTATGGTATCAAATTCATGGCCTCCATTGAAGACATCCTTATTTTTTATTACCAACCATCATATACTAAGTCTAACATCAACCCCCCTATCTCATAACATATTTCCTTATGATAAAAA contains these protein-coding regions:
- the LOC131075902 gene encoding stress-response A/B barrel domain-containing protein HS1 produces the protein MAEKAAASDVRHTVLAKFKADLSTQELEQLITDMEDLYSKIEFAKSFEWGTDFGEVKRHKGFTHIFVMTFYETGGLDAFFISSCSHSLWYQIHGLH